One Ranitomeya variabilis isolate aRanVar5 chromosome 5, aRanVar5.hap1, whole genome shotgun sequence DNA window includes the following coding sequences:
- the FKBP4 gene encoding peptidyl-prolyl cis-trans isomerase FKBP4 — MTAEEMMEQEVQDTSMEEIDISPKGDQGVLKTIKREGIRGEKPMIGDKVSVHYTGWLLDGTKFDSSRDRKDKFTFDLGKGQVIRSWDIAVATMTTGEICTITCKPEYAYGASGSPPKIPPNSVLTFEIELFDFQGEDLSTEEDGGIIRRIRVKGEGYSKPNEGAVVELNLQGSHDGRVFDERDLRFEVGEGEGLGIPPGVETALQQMEKGEEAVLYLKPKYGFGSEGYEPFLVPPNAELQYEVKLRSFEKAKESWEMNSEEKLEQGVLVKERGTQYFKVGRYRQAIIQYKKIMQWLEHESGLSKEETEKSRSLLLAASLNLAACYLKVGEHRPALEHCNKALDYDTNNEKGLFRRAEAYMGVNELEPAKDDLMKVIELYPGNKAARAQLTQCQQRMRQQHQREKKIYANMFQRLAEQEQKESVKVPKEPPPSDDLEMSGEMGATGNGTSEA, encoded by the exons ATGACAGCAGAGGAGATGATGGAGCAGGAAGTCCAGGACACCAGCATGGAGGAAATAGACATCAGCCCCAAAGGGGATCAGGGGGTCCTGAAG ACAATCAAAAGAGAGGGCATCAGAGGCGAGAAGCCGATGATTGGCGACAAAGTCAGCGTCCATTACACGGGGTGGCTGCTCGATGGCACCAAGTTTGACTCCAGCAGAGACCGAAAGGACAAGTTTACCTTTGACCTGGGGAAAG GGCAGGTGATAAGGTCCTGGGACATCGCTGTGGCCACTATGACAACTGGGGAGATCTGCACCATCACCTGTAAGCCCGAGTATGCGTACGGGGCGTCTGGAAGTCCCCCCAAAATACCCCCTAATTCTGTGCTCACATTTGAG ATTGAACTTTTCGATTTCCAAGGTGAAGATCTGTCCACAGAAGAAGATGGAGGAATCATCCGGCGGATCAGAGTGAAGGGCGAAGGATACTCCAAACCCAACGAGGGCGCCGTGGTGGAAT TGAATCTTCAGGGGTCTCACGATGGACGTGTATTTGATGAGCGAGACCTGCGGTTCGAGGTTGGAGAGGGCGAGGGTCTTGGAATCCCCCCGGGTGTGGAGACTGCGCTGCAGCAGATGGAGAAGGGAGAGGAGGCCGTGCTGTACCTCAAGCCGAA GTACGGCTTCGGCAGCGAAGGTTATGAACCGTTTCTCGTCCCGCCCAATGCGGAGCTACAATACGAAGTCAAACTTAGGAGCTTTGAGAAG GCCAAGGAATCCTGGGAGATGAACTCCGAGGAGAAGCTGGAGCAGGGGGTGCTGGTGAAGGAGCGAGGAACACAATACTTCAAG GTCGGCCGCTACCGCCAGGCGATCATCCAGTACAAGAAGATCATGCAGTGGCTGGAGCACGAGTCCGGACTCTCCAAGGAAGAGACGGAGAAGTCAAGGTCTCTGCTGCTAGCGGCCTCTCTGAACCTGGCGGCGTGCTACCTGAAGGTGGGGGAGCACCGGCCGGCCCTGGAGCACTGCAACAAG GCGCTGGACTACGACACCAACAACGAGAAGGGCCTGTTCCGCAGAGCGGAGGCGTACATGGGGGTGAACGAGCTGGAGCCGGCCAAGGATGACTTGATGAAGGTGATCGAGCTGTACCCGGGGAACAAGGCGGCGCGGGCGCAGCTCACCCAGTGCCAGCAGCGGATGCGGCAGCAGCACCAGCGGGAGAAGAAGATCTACGCCAACATGTTCCAGCGGCTGGCGGAGCAGGAGCAGAAG GAATCTGTAAAAGTTCCAAAGGAGCCGCCACCGTCCGATGACCTGGAAATGAGCGGGGAGATGGGAGCGACAGGAAACGGCACCTCGGAGGCGTAG